A window from Pseudomonas alloputida encodes these proteins:
- a CDS encoding cold-shock protein, with amino-acid sequence MSSRETGNVKWFNDAKGYGFIQREGGADVFVHYRAIRGEGHRTLVEGQRVEYACVQGQKGLQAEDVVGL; translated from the coding sequence ATGTCGTCTCGTGAGACTGGGAATGTAAAGTGGTTCAACGATGCCAAGGGTTATGGCTTCATTCAGCGCGAAGGTGGTGCGGATGTATTCGTCCACTATCGGGCGATCCGCGGTGAGGGGCATCGTACCCTGGTCGAAGGGCAGCGGGTGGAGTACGCCTGCGTGCAGGGCCAGAAAGGCCTGCAAGCCGAAGACGTAGTGGGCCTCTGA
- a CDS encoding putative RNA methyltransferase, with product MLACPLCQAPLSRLDNGVVCPAGHRFDRARQGYLNLLPVQHKNSRDPGDNQAMVEARRDFLDAGHYAPVARRLAELAAERQPGAWLDIGCGEGYYTAQIAQALPAADGYALDISREAVKRACRRAPAVTWMVASMARVPLTDASCQFIASVFSPLDWAEAKRLLSPGGGLMRVGPTSGHLMELREVLYDEVRPYADDKHLALVPEGMAHAHSETLEFRLSLAAPKARADLLAMTPHGWRASAEKRARVIDQPEPFEVTVSMRYDYFVRQD from the coding sequence ATGCTTGCCTGCCCGCTTTGCCAGGCGCCGCTGAGCCGGCTCGACAATGGAGTGGTGTGCCCGGCCGGCCACCGCTTCGACCGCGCCCGCCAGGGTTACCTGAACCTGCTGCCGGTGCAGCACAAGAACAGCCGCGACCCCGGTGACAACCAGGCGATGGTCGAGGCACGCCGCGACTTTCTCGACGCCGGCCATTACGCGCCGGTCGCCCGCCGCCTGGCCGAGCTGGCCGCCGAGCGCCAGCCTGGCGCCTGGCTGGACATCGGCTGCGGCGAGGGTTACTACACCGCACAGATCGCCCAGGCCTTGCCAGCCGCCGACGGCTATGCGCTGGACATCTCCCGCGAAGCGGTCAAGCGTGCCTGCCGCCGAGCACCGGCGGTCACCTGGATGGTCGCCAGCATGGCCCGCGTGCCGCTGACCGACGCCAGTTGCCAGTTCATCGCCAGCGTTTTCAGCCCGCTGGACTGGGCCGAGGCCAAGCGTTTGCTCAGCCCCGGCGGCGGCCTGATGCGAGTCGGCCCCACCAGCGGCCACCTGATGGAACTGCGTGAAGTGCTCTACGATGAAGTACGCCCTTACGCCGACGACAAGCACCTGGCCCTGGTCCCTGAAGGCATGGCCCACGCCCACAGCGAAACCCTCGAGTTCCGCCTGAGCCTGGCCGCGCCCAAGGCCCGCGCCGACCTGCTGGCCATGACCCCACACGGCTGGCGCGCCAGCGCCGAAAAACGTGCCCGGGTGATCGACCAGCCCGAGCCGTTCGAGGTCACGGTTTCCATGCGTTATGACTATTTCGTGCGCCAAGACTGA
- the dapE gene encoding succinyl-diaminopimelate desuccinylase, with protein sequence MTAPAELSPTLQLACDLIRRPSVTPVDADCQAQMMNRLGAVGFQLEPMRIEDVDNFWATHGSQDGPVLCFAGHTDVVPTGPVQQWQHEPFEALIDADGMLCGRGAADMKGSLASMVIASERFVQDYPNHRGKVAFLITSDEEGPAHHGTKAVVERLKARNERLDWCIVGEPSSTTLLGDVVKNGRRGSLGAKLTIRGKQGHVAYPHLARNPIHLAAPALAELAAEHWDEGNAFFPPTSFQISNLNSGTGATNVVPGELTALFNFRFSTESTVEGLQARVSAILDKHELDWSVDWALSGLPFLTEPGELLDAVAASIKGVTGRDTQPSTSGGTSDGRFIATMGTQVVELGPVNATIHQVDERILASDLDLLTEIYYQTLVRLLA encoded by the coding sequence ATGACGGCCCCTGCCGAGCTCTCGCCTACCCTTCAACTGGCCTGCGACCTGATCCGTCGCCCCTCGGTCACCCCCGTCGACGCCGATTGCCAGGCGCAGATGATGAACCGTCTGGGCGCCGTCGGTTTCCAGCTGGAGCCGATGCGCATTGAAGACGTCGACAACTTCTGGGCCACCCACGGCAGCCAGGACGGCCCGGTACTGTGTTTTGCCGGCCACACCGACGTGGTGCCTACCGGCCCGGTCCAGCAATGGCAGCATGAACCCTTCGAGGCACTGATCGACGCCGACGGCATGCTCTGCGGCCGTGGCGCCGCCGACATGAAGGGCAGCCTGGCATCCATGGTCATCGCCAGCGAGCGCTTCGTGCAGGACTACCCGAACCACCGCGGCAAGGTCGCGTTTCTGATCACCAGCGACGAGGAAGGCCCCGCCCACCACGGCACCAAAGCGGTGGTCGAGCGCCTGAAAGCGCGCAACGAGCGCCTGGACTGGTGCATCGTCGGCGAACCGTCCAGCACCACCTTGCTGGGTGACGTGGTCAAGAACGGTCGCCGCGGTTCGCTGGGCGCCAAGCTGACCATACGCGGCAAACAGGGCCATGTGGCCTACCCGCACCTGGCGCGCAACCCGATCCATCTGGCCGCCCCGGCCCTGGCGGAACTGGCTGCCGAGCACTGGGACGAAGGCAATGCGTTCTTCCCGCCAACCAGCTTCCAGATCTCCAACCTCAACTCCGGCACCGGCGCCACCAACGTGGTCCCGGGCGAGCTGACCGCGCTGTTCAACTTCCGCTTCTCTACCGAGTCCACCGTCGAAGGCCTGCAGGCCCGAGTGTCGGCGATTCTCGACAAGCATGAACTGGACTGGTCGGTCGACTGGGCACTGTCGGGCCTGCCGTTCCTGACCGAACCAGGCGAGCTGCTCGACGCCGTGGCGGCCAGCATCAAGGGCGTCACCGGTCGCGATACCCAGCCCTCCACCAGCGGCGGCACTTCCGATGGCCGCTTCATCGCAACCATGGGCACTCAGGTGGTCGAACTCGGCCCGGTCAACGCCACCATCCACCAGGTTGACGAGCGGATCCTGGCCAGCGACCTCGATCTGCTGACCGAAATCTACTACCAGACCCTGGTCCGGTTGCTCGCCTGA